A genome region from Crossiella equi includes the following:
- a CDS encoding zinc metalloprotease: MERDLQQRMRTNPPPGARSGAASFTVPVVWNVFYDQNNGEGGYPDSVISQTMTVVNQYFNPIGLSFRLAQAPRRIPVDGRTLHSFDIGNSADNQLRQAYHQGDHQTLNIYTVGAGPRGFAGWSSFPWEYRTQPQLDGITYVYNYLPGGSAGPNFTTGKIMAHEIGHWAGLFHTFQNGCEGGDYVDDTPAEASAAGGCPQGRDTCAAPGQDPIHNMMDYSDDTCRTGFTNGQYNRMAQHLYQQRAINLYGG; this comes from the coding sequence GTGGAACGGGACCTCCAGCAGCGCATGCGCACCAACCCGCCGCCGGGAGCCCGGTCCGGGGCCGCGTCGTTCACCGTGCCGGTCGTGTGGAACGTCTTCTACGACCAGAACAACGGGGAGGGCGGCTACCCGGACTCGGTCATCTCCCAGACGATGACGGTGGTGAACCAGTACTTCAACCCGATCGGGCTGTCCTTCCGGCTGGCGCAGGCGCCCAGGCGGATTCCCGTCGACGGCCGCACGCTGCACAGCTTCGACATCGGCAACTCCGCGGACAACCAGCTCCGGCAGGCCTACCACCAGGGTGACCACCAGACCCTCAACATCTACACGGTCGGCGCGGGCCCGCGCGGTTTCGCCGGGTGGTCGTCCTTCCCCTGGGAGTACCGGACCCAGCCCCAGCTGGACGGCATCACCTACGTGTACAACTACCTGCCGGGCGGCAGCGCGGGCCCCAACTTCACCACCGGCAAGATCATGGCCCACGAGATCGGCCACTGGGCAGGGCTGTTCCACACCTTCCAGAACGGCTGCGAGGGCGGCGACTACGTCGACGACACGCCCGCGGAGGCCTCCGCGGCAGGCGGGTGCCCGCAAGGCCGGGACACCTGCGCCGCACCGGGCCAGGACCCGATCCACAACATGATGGACTACTCGGACGACACCTGCCGCACCGGTTTCACCAACGGGCAGTACAACCGGATGGCACAGCACCTGTACCAGCAGCGCGCCATCAACCTCTACGGCGGCTGA